A window of Salvia splendens isolate huo1 chromosome 8, SspV2, whole genome shotgun sequence genomic DNA:
tttgataacgtccacaagaggagctcgaaacaaggttttattattcggaacctagctagttagagtttaattactctatgaataataaataagagtttcttgctaagtccactcttggagattaaaatatgttaattaattaagtccatagcagacaataattaattaatggatgtttctatcttaagcgcgggaaataaattaaatgcaattaaaggaaacccgaaatacttgtaattttggatttggaaggcagtgcaatattacttctgtagtggctgcttgtaatattccaatataagcttatattaaattgtgggttcaatttaattagtaaaaagctaattgggtgaggcctgatctaaattcttccttagatccctgactgggcccaatatgcgacttatataaataggagaataaaggagacagaaaacacaataatttttatcaaaattttcgtcccctctagagagagagttcgaaatttgtgcttcctccgtgatcagtttctgtcttcgttattcaagtcctagtacgttggtgagatttgcccacacaaatatcagcgtatagtccgggacaccagtcagaaggtccgaggtcgagtactgaagatcttcacgtggagaagacgcaagctatcttcgattcttgatcgaatcaacgaggtaatttggctaactccgtagtatgcatgttttagggattttatattccaaagcatgattttaattcaagttatgagcatgatacatgtgataattacgcgaatagaatttgtctaaataatctgctaaatagatcaaatttatgtgatcggtgatttatgcacgcttccgctgccaaccccttcatgaTACCCATCTACTTAGACGCGGGTTTAAAAACTTattacatactacaccctagcctcaaggattgctaaaccctttggtAAAACAAGAAACGTACGACGAACAATAACACACTCCCACAGttaaattaaactggtcagtgaaaatatacattatagatcacaaatcatgcattacattatctaaaacaaccattacatacttgtaacacccgtactttttaaagtattaatttaatgtatatcacgaaataattaataagattATTTCGAATTAtgatgcttctcgataaatgtgctCTCGGAGAATTATGGTTATTGTGGTTAATGTGAAAAGAAGcgtgcatgtttatatttaattgtgaacgttggagacacgtttaaggtctcgttgaaagatcgatgatgaaattgctattcttgaGCAAACGAAGGAATGTAGTGGGAaggaatatatgtttttatggataacgatgcgcgtaaatcgaggaatggttgaaggaatattatatttggaataacaccaaatataagttatgCCGGTAAACGTACATTAATTTTGgttgtgaagaacgagataacaaaataaataaaaacccgtgaattttaattaacgagGGAAAATGCGAAAAAAATaaactatgaatttattttggacttttcaaaataaatttgaagtccaattaaaaataagataatttggattttaattactctttaaaatccatcaagtagtagttttttttttcttgggcttgcaacttatttatttctttagcccaatggaaattaaatcatggaagcccaagtagattttaattttagtgGATCAAGCCCaagtctttttccttttcttttcctttttctttctttttcttcttctttcctcctCATGGCCGACGGCCCTATTCTTCATGGGAGACTCTCCAAGTTCTCACCCTTCCATCTCCCACCATCCCAAGAGTCACCACCACTCCTTCATTACCCTCCTCACTAACTCCTCTCATCATTCAcacttcaagaaaaaaaaagagagagagagaagggccgAGAGAAGTCGACGGGAAGGAGAGGGGAGAAGAAGGAGttggtttcatttttttgttcaaCCACATCAAGTTTAAGCTCTTGAGGTATACCATTTCTTCCATCCTCAAAGCATGAATTGTTTACTAACTTTGCATGCATATAgccttgattttattttcataaccAAGCTATGAATAATCCGTAAGAAtcaaccaaacgatcgccgcGCGTAACCGAAACTAAGAAAGAACGTAACTTTATAAACATAACGTATGTTGCGGGATGTTTCGGAGTCGTTTCGGAAGAGGAGaagccgccgccggcgacgggcagcggcggacagccgttTGACGTCTTCCCGACGGCAGGCATCTCAAGTTGCGACGGGAGGCAGCAGCGGCAGTGGCGCGACGGCGAGACAGCAGCTCCCGGAGTGGCGAGGCAGCAGCTCCAGCCGCACGGCAGCGGCGACGTGGACTCTCCTCCGCGGCAGCAGCTCCCGCCGGCGAGCAGCGAAGACAGCAGCCTCCTCGGCGGCTCCAGCTGCGGCGGCAGGCGGCTCCAGCCGCGACGGTGGCGAGCCGGAGGGAGAACGACGGCGACGGCAGCTCCACGGCTGTTGTGTGATtgccgagagagagaaagaaggaagagagagagagtatgttGGAGAGGGAGATGAGTTTGGGCcaacattttttttaagtttgggccatatattcttttaattgttgggccttttactaattaattggaactttaattaaattgatgttgggcttttcttttaattgatgGGCTcactaattgtttttttttgaggaataaggtgggctaagttTAGTctcttgggccgataattaaaatttaatcggggaaaattatttaattaattcccggaagacttttgaagaatgaataatttacctaagtatgaattaatactttttcaacggtaaataaatacagaaattaaagtatgcgcttaaataattttttttagaaattattttcgacgattatggaaaaaatatgaggagccaacgaaggaaagaacgagcgtaagcggccgaccggcgtcgcacgcgacgccttgggcggccgccgaataaccgaaaatacacggaaatcgagaaagaagatttaaaagaatttaattagagtgcatgcattctaattatcatcgttaccgaattttgatatgaattttatgtaatttgcgaaaaggtggttcgcacgcacgctaaaagtcggaacgaggattGTTACGGAAaacctaagcttttgaggtgggctttattctttaaaagTTTATTCTTAAATTGATGTATTTATGGTGTGATAAGGATGATTTTacaagtatgtcatgccgtgtttatgttttgaaactgcctatctgattgtctactagaataacactctactagactttgatggttaacgaattcgggtctgactagggagtgagtccctactcggactagtgcactgatggggatcgtgagccgtcccctaggtcggccggtccagtgatcgagtttgtggccacactctcgtttcacatgatggttcagatatggtatatgatggaggatgatgttagtctgcgcggacactattttatgGAAATGGATTTATGTGCTTCTCGGTCtcttttaaagaaaaacccgggattcacacgatgatggcttgacataacttaaatgataaatgtatttcgggcatgagttcactgggtgcatcaagtactcagcccctgcatatgttttccctatgtgcaggttgagcgaggtcggaaggcggaggatgttgagtgatgTTATCAAGAATTGGTCCGGTTACTATTACGTCTTCATACGTAGTACTAACTacactctcaaattgcttccgctattcaatgtcttaagaaactctgttatttccgttattgttgaactctgttatctttcattatgagacttgggttttgaaacgttgattgatttaaatggaatttcctctttgattgttaagttgtattgccttgaattgttttcccccttcttccccgcttcttaaatcccccacgagtcacgatttcccgtgcctcctatccttaggaagtgcggtcgtgacaatactAGAATATGCACATTACGTTTATCAATTAAGAACTACTACCTTGCCGCTATGTTCCCTAAACCCGatatgaatgactgaaactcgtggacttcgATGACGTTTTTAATTTGTACATAGTAAACCCTAGCCTCGAAGATTGCTAACCCATTGGGGGAAACAAGAACGGTGCGTCGAACAGTGAAACTAGACGAATAATATATTACTCGTGACTTTGggtaacaaaacaaaacatcacATACGATCGACTAATCCACCAAATCTGAATTTCTGATAACAAGTAGGAGTACAAATTGTTGCAGGGAAAAAATAtgtaccttcttccattgttcaGTAAAACAAAAGCAACGACCGAGCCCTCCGACAAATCGGCGATATTATCGACAAATAAACACACGGTTTTCTTCAATAAACAAAAACAGAAGTGATCTTCAGACCTTAATGAGATCAATGGAGTATAGACGCATAACTTTTTGGGAGAGAAGAGAGATTGAACGTGATATCATTGAGAATAACGCTGAGATTTTGGAAGAGAAAATCATGGAAGTTACCATAACAAACACATTTGCATATACCAAATTTAGCCTTTTCgaatttttaaatgatttaatttaaattcatgtgGCATTATTTTGGGCCATTAGATCTTCAAATAGAATGGtcgagattaaaaagaacaatagaataaaaaatagaaaaaggataagaatacatccctatatatatatatattggtatcatgaataataatataatactagtCCACGAAGGTTCAATTTGATTtagcatgaattttaaaaatataatagaaagttaATGGAAAATGATAGTAAAAGATAAATCTTACTTTTATAATGTATTTGCcaaaaattatcttattttaatttttttgagtGTTCATAAAAATACTCCTTCTCATACATTATCCATTTttttccggtttttcccacCAATAATATCATgggtttgttatttcccaccaatgaaaaaTTATGgctatattaatggattaaaGAACAAATTTAgagggtgtgcttcaagaaaaattattctcaaatattgaaaaacttgaagctcttgaagttgttgtcgagaaattacgaaaaaaaattCGTAACATGATATTATTTTCCGGAATTTTTTtattggtgggaaataacaaactcggggtaaagttcatgatattatttgtcaatttctaAGTTTGTGGGAAAAATCCAACTTTTTAAAAGTTCCATAGACTCCATAGGTAAAAAAAACTgtgttaattaataaaatcggAAATTGTATTATGAAGTTATTACCATAATGGTCCATAGTCCAAAGACTCCATCTTgtaatttagtttatttttattttattatcttttctctTATGTTTTCTAAATTACCATCCAATTTTATCAAATAGTATTATAAAGTTATTTTTGCTGCAAAATTTTGTCCCACATTATTGTTTCCACGGATATTACCAAATCCAAAAATGAAAGTTActtataaaagtataaaactaaaaaaccggatcattcaacaatgttttatttaatggaGTATAGTTTTAATATAAGGATTAACTATGTTTAAATTTATCATTGCAttggcggttcggaaccgtgaaaccgACGGTTCGGTCGTGGTTTCGGTTCGAAAAAtttggaacctgaaccgaaccacggttcTAAAATTCACGGTTTTGGTTCGGGATATTTCTCGCCGTTTCGGTTCGGAAtcgtaaccggcggttacggttacGGTTACGGTTTTAATCGCTGGTTCGGTAAAACCTTGGGCTGCTCTAAGATAAGCTTCTGACAACCAGTGGGTGGTTAGGCCTCCCTGTTAACGGGCTACTGcataccctgattgaacccccttAAATGATATTGGACCGGAGTGGGGGCACCAAAGCGACAAAATCGTCTTTTTTGCTGCAATGaatatgatatttataattgtattaattgaagaattaataaaataaataccctgaaatttcatttttcaactgCTCACATCCCATATGATATTTATAATTGTATTAATTgaagaattaataaaataaataccctgaaatttcatttttcaactgCTCACATCCCAATTTTCTATCTGCTATTGTTTATTCAGTTACACAATCTTCAACTTCTGTATAGTTTAACCAGTTCACGAAATTTAAGTTAGTGTCGGATTCTGAATCTTCAGAAAAATTCACCCTGGATTTCAGATTCAAAATACAAATGAAGAAAAATTAactcaaattataaaataatcataatttaaTCCACATAGAAATACACGTCATATACACACACCTCTGATCTGATCTGATCTGATCTACTCTCTGGTTTCGAGTAAACCATTGACCTCCGCATCtccgccaccaccgccaccaccggcACTGCTAATTCACCCCTCATTCTTCCAAGGATATGATGGGCTCTGACAATCAGGGCTACGAAGAAGCCCGTCTCTACCCAACCAAAGACCAAATCTCCGCTACCTTGCTCCATCACGAACCCTCGCCCTCCGACGGCTCCAATTCCTTCCACGAtcctctctcttcctcctcccACTTCGTCGACATCCCCACCTCCGATCACCTCCACTCAACCGAAACCCCCAATCCCACCCACAGCTCAATCAATTCCATCCTCGAGCCTCCCTCCTACGCCGATGCCGTCTTCCAATCCTTCGACCTAGACTCCGTCGATTCCCCCGCCACCACTGCTCCCGACCACTCCGCATCCGCCTCCCCCAAATCCTTCTCCACGATCCTCAAAATCTCCGTTTCCGATCCCAAAAAGGAGCCCGGAGCCACTACCTACTTCTCCTACTTAATCACCACTTTCACGAATATGCCTGAGTTCAGCGGCACCGAATTCAACGTCAGGAGAAGGTTTAGGGATGTTGTTGCGTTGTCCGATAGGTTGGGGGAGAGCTACCGAGGGTTTTTCATCCCCCTGAGGCCTGACAAGAGTGTGGTGGAGAGCCAGGTGATGCAGAAGAATGAATTTCTAGAGCAAAGGCGCGCGGCGTTGGAGAAGTACCTGAGGCGGCTTGCAGCGCACCCGGTGTTGAGGAACAGTGAGGAATTGAGGGTGTTTTTGGAGCCTTCGGAGGGATTGCAGCTGTCGAGGATCTCTGATTCGGCTTCGAGGATGATTGAAGGAGCGGATTCGAGCGAGGTGTCGCAGCCGGCCAAGGGTGGGAGGGATTTTTTGTGGATGTTTAAAGAGTTGAAGCAGTCTGTGGCAAATGACTGGAGTGGAGCAAAGCCGCCGTTGGTTGAGGACGATAAGGAATTTCTGGATAAGAAAGAGAAGATGCAGGATTTTGAACAGCAGCTCATAAATGTGTCTCAGCAGGTATATCTCTCTCAAgataagttttttatttttcacttcTATCCTGCTTTGCATGTTTATTATTCCTAATCTGAAAATTCCTATGAATTTATGGCGCTGATTGAGGATCGTTGACATTTCTAAGTAATTACTCCCATTAACCCGAGTAGTAATGGTCTTGAGCTTTGTTAGTAAACAATCGACACCTCTTTGGCTAGCAATGATATTCACTGGTAGCTTGAGATGCTATGAACTTTATCAAGAATTGTTTGTAAAAGCAACCTTTTCCTTTATCAGCTCTACAAATGGTTGAGTCCATTGTGTTAATTACCTACATCTGGAGTTTCCAATGAAAATCTGGTATTGCGGTTTAGAAGGGTGCAGCTGGTTGTACTTCCAGCATTTAGTATTTGATGTTACTGCTATT
This region includes:
- the LOC121743960 gene encoding sorting nexin 2B-like — translated: MMGSDNQGYEEARLYPTKDQISATLLHHEPSPSDGSNSFHDPLSSSSHFVDIPTSDHLHSTETPNPTHSSINSILEPPSYADAVFQSFDLDSVDSPATTAPDHSASASPKSFSTILKISVSDPKKEPGATTYFSYLITTFTNMPEFSGTEFNVRRRFRDVVALSDRLGESYRGFFIPLRPDKSVVESQVMQKNEFLEQRRAALEKYLRRLAAHPVLRNSEELRVFLEPSEGLQLSRISDSASRMIEGADSSEVSQPAKGGRDFLWMFKELKQSVANDWSGAKPPLVEDDKEFLDKKEKMQDFEQQLINVSQQAESLVKAQQDIGETMGQLGLAFVKLTKFETEEVAQDSQRAHAADMKNVATAAVKASRLYRELNAQTVKHLDKLHEYLGVMLAVNNAFSDRANAFLTVQTLLSELSSLHSRIEKLEAASSKIFGGDRSRIRKIDELRENIRITENAKSSAAREYERIKENNKTELERLEKEKHDDFVNMLKGFIVNQAGYAEKMANVWETVAEETSAYIRKS